The Neomonachus schauinslandi chromosome 4, ASM220157v2, whole genome shotgun sequence genome includes a region encoding these proteins:
- the LOC110574764 gene encoding noncompact myelin-associated protein, with amino-acid sequence MTTATPLRGTTFFSLNVTTREEDFLYKSSGAIVAAIVVVVIIIFTVVLILLKIYNRKMRTRRELEPKGPKPASPSALGPNNNSSQHPATVTFSPVDVHVETR; translated from the exons ATGACCACAGCCACGCCTTTGCGGGGTACTACCTTCTTCTCCTTGAACGTGACCACCAGAGAAGAAGACTTCCTGTACAAGA GTTCTGGAGCCATTGTTGCGGCCATTGTGGTAGTTGTCATCATCATCTTCACCGTGGTTCTGATCCTGCTGAAGATATACAACAG GAAAATGAGGACCAGGCGGGAGCTGGAGCCCAAGGGGCCCAAGCCAGCCTCGCCTTCTGCCTTGGGTCCGAACAACAACAGCAGTCAACACCCTGCAACCGTGACCTTCAGCCCCGTTGACGTCCACGTGGAGACTCggtga